In Lysinibacillus sp. 2017, the DNA window AGCGGTTGTTTTTTTGTCTCTTAATAATCTGTTTAGTTTAAACTTTCCATTAGCAGGAGATGCCCCTGCTAACTGAAGTTCACATTATGCTTGTTTGAATCATTAGTTCTCCTTATTTTCATAGTGATTTCATTTAAATATGCTAATTAGTTTGAATTCTCTAAGTAATATTCTAAAATAGATTTAGTAACGAAAGGGGTAAATTACATGACTTCATTACAAGAAATTTTAAAGTTTAATGAACAATTCGTTTCTGAAAAGCAATACGAAAGCTATATAACAACTAAATATCCTGACAAAAAAATTGTCATTTTAACTTGTATGGATACAAGACTAGTTGAATTATTACCAAAAGCACTGAACTTACGTAATGGGGACGTAAAAGTTGTTAAAAGTGCTGGTGCTATCGTCAATCATCCATTTGGAGGCATTATGCGTAGCTTACTTGTCGCTGTGTATGAATTACAGGCAGATGAAATTTATGTAATTGGTCACTATGATTGTGGTATGAGTGCTGTAGACCCTAATCTTATGATTGGACACATGCTTGAGCGTGGTATTAAGCAAGAAACACTTGATGTGATCAATTTTGCTGGAATGGATTTAAAAGAATGGTTACGTGGCTTTGGCGATGTCAAAACGAGCGTACAAAAAAGTGTCGACTTAATTCGTCGCCATCCATTAATTCCAACTGGCGTACCTGTACATGGTCTAGTTATTGACCCAGGAACAGGGCAACTTGATTTAGTTACAAATGGCAATGAAATTTCAGATAATAAATAATCCTTATAAAAAATGGGTGAAGAGGCTTCTATAATAAGCTTCTTCACCCCTTTTTATAATTGTCCGTAAAATTCATTTTTCAAAATGGCATACATATAGTGGTCTACCCATGCACCATTAATAAATAATAACTCCTTTAACAATCCTTCTTGTGTGAAGCCAGACTTCTCTAATACTTTTACAGAAGCTAGATTTTGAGGTGCCACATATGCTTCAATACGGTGAAGATTTAATGTTTGAAAAGCAAACTTTAATAGGAGCTGTACGGATTCAGTTGCAATCCCGCGCCCAAGAAAATTTTGATCGATTGAATAACCAACAAAACCACTTGAATACGGTAATCGTTTTATCGAGTACAGCGAAATGTATCCGATTAATTGCTGTGTTGGATTATCATATATTCCGAATGAAAATTCTCGATTTGCTTGTAGTAATTGTAAGCCTTCTAAAATCTTTTGACGCTGTGTTTCTTCTGTATAAAATTCATCACGATGTAGTGGCTCATGGATCGACCAGAAAAATTTATTGTCTAAAAGTAACTTTGCAAGTGCTTTTGCATCCGCTGGTGTAAACGTACATAATGAACATTGTTGCCCAATAAGTCGAACCATTGGATCCTCCTTTTTTTGAAAAAGCTTCAATAACCCTTTCATTTTCATTCACCTACAATAAGCCAAGAAACATAACTTGTTATTTTGATTTTTTCTTATTCGATTTTTTAGTAACCTTTACTTCGACCTTTTCTTCATCTGTAGCTGCTTCTTCTAATGCTTGATTTTCAAAAACATTTGTTAGCTGTAGTCCGCGACGAGCTACTTCTTTTTCGATATGCGCAATGGCTTCTTTTAACACTTGTACGCGCGCATATAATTTGTCATTTCCTGGAATTAAACACCATGGTGCATTCTCTGTATCGGTTTTCTCGAACATTTCGTCTGCCGCTTCCCCGTATAAATCAAATTTATCACGGTTACGCCAATCTTCATCTGTTAATTTCCACGATTTATATGGATCAGCAGCACGGTCATTAAAGCGTTTTAACTGCTCTTCTGAATCAATATGAATCCAGAACTTAATGACTATATAATCTCCGTCTGTTAATTGCTGTTCGAAATCATTAATTTCATTGTAAGCGCGTTTCCATTCTTCTTCTTTTGCGAAACCTTCAATACGTTCTACTAAAACACGGCCGTACCAAGAACGATCGAAAACAGCTATTTGTCCGTGTTGAGGTAGCTTTCTCCAGAAGCGGTGCATGTAATGGTAGCGCTTTTCGTGTGGCTGCGGTGCAGAAATCGGCGTTACCATTAAACCACGTGGGTCAATGTGCTCTGTTAAACGCTTAATTGCTCCCCCTTTACCTGCTGCATCCATACCTTCAAATACCAAAATTAATCCAATTTTATTATTAAATAGAAATTGTTGGGCATTTAGCATTTCGTATTGTAATACTTTTAATTTCTTTTTATACATTTTTTTGTCTAATTCCAACGATAAGTCCAAGTCTTTTAATTTCTTCATATCATGCATCCTCTCTACAATTAATTACTCCCTATTTTACTTTAAATTGTATGGAAATGGTAATTTATGTTTGACCATTATTGTAAGCTACTTGATACTATATGCCTTTTTTTGAAAAATAATAAAAAAAATCGTGGTGACCATGTAAACATGATCCCACGATTGATGTATTAGTCTTCTAATGAAGTTAAAATAATTGGTTTACCTTTTGTGACAATAATTGAATGCTCAATTTGTGCTACTAATGATTTGTCTGGTGTTACAAATGTCCAACCGTCACCTGATTCAATGATGTGTTCTGCTTTTGCTGAAATGAATGGTTCTACTGCTAAAACCATACCTTCCTTCATGATTGTTGTATCCCAAGCATCATAATAGTTTAACACATGGTCTGGTGAATCATGTAGGGATTTACCTAAACCGTGGCCTGTTAAATTCATAATAACTTTTAAGTCATTTGCATGCGCTTCACGTTCTACTGCTTTACCGATTTGGTTTAATTTTGAACCGGCTTTTACTTTTGTCATTGCACGATCAAAAGAAGATTTTGCTACGGCACAAAGTTTTTCTTTGTCTTCATAGCCTTCACCGACTACGAATGAAATACCTGTATCTGCAAAGTAACCGTCTAAAGAACCTGATACGTCGATATTTACTAGGTCTCCTTCATGAATCACTTTGCTGCCTGGCATACCGTGGGCAACTTCATGGTTTACTGAAATACATGTATAGCCAGGGAAATCATACTCCCCTTTTGGACCTGAAATAGCTCCTGCCTCAGCAAACATGCGACCCGCAATTTCATCTAATTCTTTCGTCGTAACGCCTGGAACCGTCGCCTCTTTCATCGCTTCACGGATTTCAGCACAAATACGGCCGATTTTTTTAAATGCTTGAATTTCTTCTTGAGTTGTAACAATCATGTTAAACTTCCTTCCTCATTATTAACAAAATCTATAATTAACTATATCACAATTAAAAAATGTTGTAAGGGTTGAAGGCTTTTCAATTCACCGATTTACTTGGGGATTTTTAGTGGATGTAACAAAAAAGACGTTAAAATACAATCCATTTGTTACGATGTATACAATCGGATTTAGCACTTTAAATTCAATGTCCCTGATATTACATTTAGTATATGTAATCATTCAAAAACATTGCAAAATTCCACCATATCATTATTTACCATATGCACTTTATATCCTTTTGCTACTTTCGGGGCTAATAAAGATAAAACTGCTAAAGGGAGACATATTAACGTAAAAAGGGCCGCCTAAAAGTTCTGTTACTTTTAAGCAGCACTCTATCTATTTTTTTACTGTTTGTAATAATCGAGGTGCGGATGTAAATAATAGTACAGCGATAACTACTGTAATAATTGTTGCTGGCAACATAAATGAGCTATTATAAATAATTGAATATGCCCATACATTGTCATCGCCAGCGTATTCTTTAAAGAACACAACGCCCGCTAATAAATGGCATATAAAACGGAGTACACCACCGATTAATGTGCCCAATACAATGTAAAAGGTCATTTTCTTTTTATTAAGTGCTTCCGTTGCTTGTAGTAAAGGTCTACGTACAATTGCAGCTAAACCAACAACTGTAAATGCGAGTCCATAATCAAGAATTGCTTGTAGCCAGTGTACAATAAATGCGCCAAACATCATTTGTAATACACCAATGATAAATCCAGTTGCAAGGCCTGCCGATAAGCCCCATCGAATCGCCATTAAAATAATTGGCACCATGACAAAGCTAATGGATCCGCCTTGTGCCCACATTTTAAATGAAAATTGGTCTAATACTAGACCGATAGCAGCAAATATTGCAATTTCTACCATCATTAATAACCTTTTTTTGTTCATAACAATGCTCCTCTCTTTTTTCGATGCCGAAGATAAAGAAGGAATAGAACGCAAAAAACGATCATCAGGACAAAAGCCTGACCATCGCATCATAGTCGGTTTCTATCCACATCCCTACGCAAGTGTTAACTTACAGGTTCAAAGAGTCAGCGCAAATTCGTGCGCAATCTCAGCCGACTAACTCGGCCCCCCTTGTGGTACATCTAAATTATTATTGTTTGAACATGCCCATTGTATCGAATTTTTTTAAAACTTTCAACCCTAAAAAGTTCGCCGTTAAATTTGAAACTTCTTTATAAATCAACTCGTATAAGAGAAAAAGGAGTGATTTATTGTGGACCAATCAAAAGGATTAAGTGCCATTAGTTATTTGAGCTATTATTTTGCTCCATTTATTTTTTCGTTAATTGTCTTTTTTGTAACGAAGGAGCCATTTGTAAAACATCATGCAAAGCGCGCTTTTATCTCTCATCTTATTCCTATCATTTTCGGTATTATTTTTGCCATTGTCTTTATCATTTCTGCGTTTTCGGTCGAATCGAGTATATACGGAGAGCTTTACGTAGGAGATATTTTTACTGGTACATTTTTGATTACGTTGGTACTTTTTATTATCGCGACAGTGATTATTGGCATTTGGAATTTAATTCAAGCTATTAAAGTATTACGCTAATGTTTACCAAAGCTTAGTTAATGGGTATATTTTTAATACAATTGTGATGCATTAAGGAGTGGGAGACATGAATTTTAGTAAAATTATTAAAACAGCAATTAAATACGGACCGATTGTATATCCAATCATAAAAAAAGTACTTGCTAGCAAATCCACAGCAAAAGTAACTAGTTCCCCACGCTCGCCTAAGAGATAACTGAAAAAGGAACTTCTGAGTAGTCTTTCAGAAGTTCCTTTTTTCTTATTTCACGATAATCTCTGTTTTACTATGTCCCTCTTTAAGTTTGTGAACTTGTAATATGGCAGGCATGGCCGCTTTCAATTCTGCTACATGGGAAATGACACCGATTAATCGTCCGCTTTGCTGCAAGTCAATTAAGATATCAATTGCTCTACGTAACGCTTCTTCATCCAAG includes these proteins:
- a CDS encoding carbonic anhydrase; translated protein: MTSLQEILKFNEQFVSEKQYESYITTKYPDKKIVILTCMDTRLVELLPKALNLRNGDVKVVKSAGAIVNHPFGGIMRSLLVAVYELQADEIYVIGHYDCGMSAVDPNLMIGHMLERGIKQETLDVINFAGMDLKEWLRGFGDVKTSVQKSVDLIRRHPLIPTGVPVHGLVIDPGTGQLDLVTNGNEISDNK
- a CDS encoding GNAT family N-acetyltransferase, whose protein sequence is MVRLIGQQCSLCTFTPADAKALAKLLLDNKFFWSIHEPLHRDEFYTEETQRQKILEGLQLLQANREFSFGIYDNPTQQLIGYISLYSIKRLPYSSGFVGYSIDQNFLGRGIATESVQLLLKFAFQTLNLHRIEAYVAPQNLASVKVLEKSGFTQEGLLKELLFINGAWVDHYMYAILKNEFYGQL
- a CDS encoding polyphosphate kinase 2 family protein; amino-acid sequence: MKKLKDLDLSLELDKKMYKKKLKVLQYEMLNAQQFLFNNKIGLILVFEGMDAAGKGGAIKRLTEHIDPRGLMVTPISAPQPHEKRYHYMHRFWRKLPQHGQIAVFDRSWYGRVLVERIEGFAKEEEWKRAYNEINDFEQQLTDGDYIVIKFWIHIDSEEQLKRFNDRAADPYKSWKLTDEDWRNRDKFDLYGEAADEMFEKTDTENAPWCLIPGNDKLYARVQVLKEAIAHIEKEVARRGLQLTNVFENQALEEAATDEEKVEVKVTKKSNKKKSK
- the map gene encoding type I methionyl aminopeptidase; its protein translation is MIVTTQEEIQAFKKIGRICAEIREAMKEATVPGVTTKELDEIAGRMFAEAGAISGPKGEYDFPGYTCISVNHEVAHGMPGSKVIHEGDLVNIDVSGSLDGYFADTGISFVVGEGYEDKEKLCAVAKSSFDRAMTKVKAGSKLNQIGKAVEREAHANDLKVIMNLTGHGLGKSLHDSPDHVLNYYDAWDTTIMKEGMVLAVEPFISAKAEHIIESGDGWTFVTPDKSLVAQIEHSIIVTKGKPIILTSLED
- the thiT gene encoding energy-coupled thiamine transporter ThiT, which encodes MNKKRLLMMVEIAIFAAIGLVLDQFSFKMWAQGGSISFVMVPIILMAIRWGLSAGLATGFIIGVLQMMFGAFIVHWLQAILDYGLAFTVVGLAAIVRRPLLQATEALNKKKMTFYIVLGTLIGGVLRFICHLLAGVVFFKEYAGDDNVWAYSIIYNSSFMLPATIITVVIAVLLFTSAPRLLQTVKK
- a CDS encoding DUF4870 domain-containing protein, with product MDQSKGLSAISYLSYYFAPFIFSLIVFFVTKEPFVKHHAKRAFISHLIPIIFGIIFAIVFIISAFSVESSIYGELYVGDIFTGTFLITLVLFIIATVIIGIWNLIQAIKVLR